From Rhizobium oryzihabitans, the proteins below share one genomic window:
- a CDS encoding ABC transporter permease, whose protein sequence is MTIASTPLFNPQGGYASFVVPAAFVLILQQTLLMGIGILHSGRQPSRAPAAVAAALAYILLYCFWIAVTLVFLPYVLGIPRIGGIVTLYLVAVPFLFAVTAMGFAIAWSIPWKEGVVFFLVVLGMPLFFLSGVSWPVEQIPSVLRELSLLIPSTTAITAIVRVNQMGANFRSVANDVAVQIVLAIGYALLAVTIRWARR, encoded by the coding sequence ATGACCATTGCCAGCACACCGCTGTTCAATCCGCAGGGCGGATATGCGAGTTTCGTCGTCCCCGCCGCCTTCGTTCTGATCCTGCAACAGACCCTGCTGATGGGCATCGGCATTCTACATTCGGGCCGGCAGCCGTCGCGCGCTCCGGCCGCGGTTGCGGCGGCGCTGGCCTATATCCTTCTCTATTGTTTCTGGATCGCGGTGACGCTCGTCTTCCTGCCCTATGTCCTTGGTATTCCGCGCATCGGCGGTATCGTTACGCTCTACCTCGTGGCCGTCCCCTTCCTTTTCGCCGTCACCGCCATGGGCTTCGCCATCGCCTGGTCGATCCCGTGGAAGGAGGGCGTCGTCTTCTTCCTCGTCGTGCTGGGCATGCCACTGTTCTTCCTGTCCGGCGTTTCCTGGCCTGTAGAACAGATTCCCTCCGTCTTGCGCGAGCTTTCCCTGCTGATCCCGTCGACCACGGCGATCACCGCTATCGTCCGCGTCAACCAGATGGGTGCGAATTTCCGCTCGGTCGCGAACGATGTCGCGGTCCAGATCGTTCTGGCCATCGGATATGCGCTGCTGGCCGTAACAATCCGATGGGCGCGCAGATAA
- a CDS encoding ABC transporter permease, which translates to MRSLFAGILAALRQVAADPGAKSTMIAAIVIYCVLYPQPYLGEVVREVPVVAVDQDGSTASRELLRRVASSDSAEIVSIVADLPAAKQLFYARQAYGIVVVPPRFEEDLLSDRRSAIAGYGDASYFLLYNAAMGAMGDAARSLGPISSSSA; encoded by the coding sequence ATGAGATCCTTGTTCGCAGGTATTCTCGCCGCATTGCGCCAAGTCGCCGCCGATCCAGGCGCCAAGTCCACGATGATCGCCGCCATCGTCATCTATTGCGTCCTCTATCCTCAGCCTTATCTCGGAGAAGTGGTGCGCGAGGTGCCCGTCGTCGCCGTCGATCAGGACGGGTCGACCGCCAGCCGGGAATTGCTGCGCCGTGTTGCCAGCAGCGATTCCGCCGAAATTGTATCGATCGTGGCCGACCTGCCGGCCGCCAAGCAACTGTTTTATGCCCGTCAGGCTTACGGGATCGTCGTGGTGCCGCCGCGTTTCGAGGAAGACCTGCTATCTGATCGGCGCTCTGCCATCGCAGGCTACGGCGATGCAAGCTACTTTCTGCTCTACAATGCCGCGATGGGCGCCATGGGCGATGCCGCGCGCAGTCTGGGGCCGATATCCAGTTCCAGCGCCTGA
- a CDS encoding ABC transporter permease — protein sequence MSAAHLPPGFRRIFRRELRQIAERPALFFMLGPFPLLLFLILAAIFHAGLPTALPVAVIDEDGTGMSRQIVRMIDATPEVEVAGRLVNLTEGREAVLDGRIYAAVLIPSGLERDLLLGRRPEVVVFYNNQLMTPGGIAARAINGALNTFSAGLAVEMRIARGATREAAIEAAAPVPLRQSPLFNPTLDYVQFLLAAIMPTVLQIFICAGAVLSFSRDRHTKAGIARVLRLGKTPLRATAGKLLPYTFTYGLTLIAADAIIFGFFGAPFHGSMLLHVVSGFAFILASQLLGVLLALSLADTVAALGLCGLLTGPAFGFAGVSFPRIVMNGFSVAWGAILPLTPYLQLRTDQALRGTPVEISLPTLGWLLALLAVYGLLTLLQFRRTARPAVRVKAEPPVGETP from the coding sequence GTGTCCGCCGCTCATCTCCCGCCCGGCTTCCGGCGCATATTCCGCCGCGAGCTGCGCCAGATCGCCGAACGGCCGGCGCTGTTCTTCATGCTCGGGCCGTTTCCGCTTCTGCTGTTTCTCATCCTCGCGGCTATATTCCATGCCGGGCTGCCGACGGCCCTGCCGGTGGCGGTGATCGACGAGGACGGCACCGGCATGTCGAGGCAGATCGTGCGGATGATCGACGCGACCCCCGAAGTCGAGGTTGCGGGACGCCTGGTCAACCTGACCGAAGGCAGAGAGGCCGTTCTTGACGGCAGGATCTATGCAGCCGTCCTGATCCCCTCCGGTCTGGAGCGGGATCTGCTCCTGGGCCGCCGCCCGGAAGTCGTGGTTTTCTACAACAACCAGTTGATGACGCCCGGAGGCATCGCCGCACGCGCCATAAACGGGGCGCTGAATACCTTCTCCGCCGGTCTGGCCGTGGAAATGCGCATCGCCAGGGGCGCCACGCGGGAAGCCGCCATCGAGGCCGCCGCTCCGGTGCCGCTCCGGCAGAGCCCGCTTTTCAATCCCACCCTCGACTACGTGCAATTCCTGCTCGCGGCGATCATGCCGACGGTGCTGCAAATCTTCATATGCGCCGGCGCCGTCCTCTCCTTTTCCCGCGACCGGCATACGAAGGCCGGAATTGCCCGGGTCCTGCGACTGGGAAAAACGCCGCTGCGGGCGACGGCGGGCAAGCTTTTGCCCTACACCTTCACCTACGGCCTGACGCTGATTGCCGCCGACGCCATCATCTTCGGCTTCTTCGGCGCGCCTTTTCATGGCAGCATGCTGCTGCATGTCGTCTCGGGCTTCGCCTTCATCCTTGCCAGCCAGCTGCTCGGCGTCCTTCTGGCCCTGTCGCTGGCCGACACGGTCGCGGCGCTCGGCCTATGCGGTCTTTTGACCGGTCCGGCTTTCGGCTTCGCCGGCGTCAGTTTTCCCCGCATCGTCATGAACGGATTTTCCGTGGCATGGGGGGCGATCCTGCCGCTCACGCCCTATCTGCAACTGCGGACCGACCAGGCTCTCAGGGGGACGCCGGTGGAGATATCGCTGCCCACCCTCGGCTGGCTGCTGGCGCTGCTGGCGGTCTATGGCCTTTTGACGCTTCTCCAGTTCCGCAGAACGGCCCGGCCCGCCGTGCGGGTGAAAGCGGAACCGCCGGTGGGAGAGACGCCATGA
- a CDS encoding HlyD family secretion protein: MEATRIDLATKVAGRVSSAPVSFGDRVTAGQLLVELDSPQLKAGLDTAEASLAVARSNRELTFSTRPETIAARRAELSKAEADVVLAQRTYDRLSGLLDRSVTSQQAVDQASNSLDAALRAREAAEANLHLAENGNSVEQKAVAEAQVRQAEASVAQTTADIAELTIRSPIDGQVTARMAEPGKLFSAGAPVISIVDVDRAWFTFNVREDLLDGLEIGRTLQVRVPALGNRLVEAKITAINALGSFANWRATKATGDFDLRTFELRAEPVAAERNLRPGMSALVEWSASHRLER, from the coding sequence GTGGAGGCGACGCGGATCGACCTGGCGACCAAGGTCGCGGGGCGGGTTTCCTCCGCGCCGGTCAGTTTCGGCGATCGCGTGACGGCCGGGCAACTGCTTGTCGAACTCGACAGCCCGCAGTTGAAGGCCGGTCTCGACACGGCCGAAGCCAGCCTCGCCGTCGCCCGCTCCAACCGCGAGCTGACCTTCTCGACGCGTCCCGAAACCATCGCCGCGCGCAGGGCGGAGCTTTCCAAGGCCGAGGCGGATGTCGTTCTGGCCCAACGCACCTACGACCGCCTGTCCGGCCTGCTCGACCGGTCGGTCACGTCGCAGCAGGCGGTCGACCAGGCCTCCAATAGCCTGGACGCGGCGTTGCGCGCACGCGAGGCGGCGGAAGCGAACCTGCATCTGGCGGAAAACGGCAACAGCGTGGAGCAGAAGGCGGTCGCGGAGGCGCAGGTCAGGCAGGCGGAGGCGTCCGTCGCCCAGACCACGGCCGATATCGCCGAACTGACGATCCGTTCCCCCATCGACGGACAGGTGACGGCGCGTATGGCCGAGCCGGGCAAGCTCTTCAGCGCCGGTGCGCCGGTGATATCCATTGTCGACGTCGACCGGGCCTGGTTCACCTTCAATGTGCGCGAAGACCTGCTCGACGGGCTTGAGATCGGGCGGACCCTTCAGGTCCGCGTTCCCGCCCTCGGGAACCGGCTGGTGGAGGCGAAGATCACCGCGATCAACGCGCTTGGAAGCTTCGCCAACTGGCGGGCGACGAAAGCGACCGGCGATTTCGACCTGCGGACCTTCGAACTGCGCGCCGAACCGGTGGCGGCGGAACGGAACCTGCGTCCGGGCATGAGCGCGCTGGTCGAATGGAGCGCATCCCACCGGCTGGAGCGGTGA
- a CDS encoding TetR/AcrR family transcriptional regulator, with protein MTQKLTGVKIVDDNKAKRRGRGRPPARSAEETAGVIVEAAITEFLTSGYAQTSVEAVARRVGISTRTLYRLVENKAALFRMAAESRIEASLASPDTAGTAQSGVEEQLAQIVLGYARLFLSEEAARTARLVMAEMDQFPEVGASYREMALKVSDTLEAHIRRLAAAGKIACPEPALAADLLRGMIIGPQRQMLLGLRPPMGAVELEAWAASCVRMFLYGCTRL; from the coding sequence ATGACGCAAAAACTGACGGGAGTCAAGATCGTGGACGACAACAAGGCGAAACGCCGTGGGCGGGGTCGGCCGCCGGCTCGCAGCGCCGAGGAGACGGCCGGCGTGATCGTCGAAGCGGCGATCACCGAATTCCTGACGTCCGGATACGCCCAGACGAGCGTGGAGGCGGTGGCGCGCAGGGTGGGCATTTCCACGCGCACGCTTTACAGGCTGGTCGAAAACAAGGCGGCGCTGTTTCGCATGGCGGCCGAAAGCCGGATCGAGGCGAGCCTCGCTTCGCCGGATACGGCCGGGACGGCGCAATCGGGCGTGGAGGAGCAGCTCGCGCAGATCGTTCTGGGTTATGCGCGGCTGTTTCTTAGCGAGGAAGCGGCCAGGACAGCCCGGCTGGTCATGGCCGAAATGGATCAATTCCCGGAAGTCGGGGCCAGCTATCGGGAAATGGCCCTTAAGGTGTCCGATACGCTCGAAGCGCACATAAGGCGGCTTGCCGCCGCCGGAAAGATCGCCTGCCCCGAGCCGGCGCTGGCCGCCGATCTGCTCAGGGGCATGATCATCGGTCCGCAAAGGCAGATGCTGCTGGGGTTGAGGCCGCCCATGGGAGCCGTGGAACTGGAGGCATGGGCCGCCTCCTGCGTCCGCATGTTCCTTTACGGGTGCACGAGACTTTGA
- the gltS gene encoding sodium/glutamate symporter, which yields MHFEAFFSFTLAIVILITGKFMTLHSATLRKYAIPEPVVGGILCAAIVALIYPLSGVRISFDLEVKDFLLLLFFAGIGLKADIVTLLKGGRPLFVLLALAIVFIFIQNFAAIGMAVLFGMEAKAGLMAGSISLTGGVGTTLAWAPTFVERLGIANALELGVAANTVGLVSACVIGGPMAAFLMRKHRIAPAGEGHLDVGVAYDRQPASKLDYFAVLWAILILNVTVMLGMGINEVLNRGSLTLPAFVSCILAGIAMRNLLPGAIGAGIRRIWPSLDDGFSLLSDLSLGLFLTMALMGLQLWDLKGMLGFIACTLAVQIALAVVYALFVVFRAMGRDYEAVVMSAGFGGIALGSTATAMANMAAVAQRHGPAHRAFIIVPLVCGFFIDIANALIISMFVA from the coding sequence ATGCATTTCGAAGCGTTTTTCTCGTTCACGCTGGCGATCGTCATTCTGATCACCGGGAAATTCATGACGCTGCATTCCGCCACGCTCCGGAAATATGCCATTCCCGAGCCTGTCGTCGGCGGCATTCTTTGTGCGGCGATCGTCGCTCTGATCTATCCGCTTTCCGGCGTCAGGATTTCATTCGACCTGGAGGTGAAGGACTTCCTGCTTCTGCTTTTTTTCGCCGGGATCGGGCTGAAGGCCGACATCGTCACACTGCTCAAAGGCGGGCGCCCGCTGTTCGTTCTTCTCGCCCTTGCGATCGTTTTCATCTTCATCCAGAATTTCGCCGCGATCGGCATGGCCGTTCTTTTCGGCATGGAGGCGAAAGCGGGGCTGATGGCCGGGTCCATCTCGCTGACCGGCGGCGTGGGGACGACGCTCGCCTGGGCGCCGACATTCGTGGAGAGGCTCGGCATCGCAAACGCCCTGGAGCTTGGCGTCGCCGCGAACACCGTCGGCCTCGTCTCCGCATGTGTGATCGGCGGGCCGATGGCGGCGTTTCTCATGCGCAAGCACCGCATTGCGCCGGCCGGGGAAGGGCATCTCGACGTCGGCGTCGCCTATGACCGTCAACCAGCGTCCAAACTGGACTATTTCGCGGTGCTCTGGGCCATTCTCATCCTCAATGTCACGGTCATGCTGGGCATGGGCATCAACGAGGTGCTGAACAGAGGCAGTCTTACCCTGCCAGCCTTCGTGAGCTGCATTCTGGCGGGGATCGCAATGCGAAACCTGCTGCCCGGCGCCATCGGCGCGGGCATCCGCCGCATCTGGCCGAGCCTCGACGACGGTTTTTCCCTGCTTTCCGATCTTTCGCTCGGGCTGTTCCTCACCATGGCGCTCATGGGGCTGCAACTGTGGGACCTCAAGGGTATGCTCGGCTTCATCGCCTGCACGCTCGCCGTCCAGATCGCCCTGGCTGTCGTCTACGCGCTCTTCGTCGTTTTCAGGGCTATGGGGCGCGATTACGAGGCGGTCGTCATGTCCGCCGGCTTTGGCGGCATCGCGTTGGGTTCGACTGCCACGGCGATGGCAAACATGGCCGCCGTGGCCCAACGCCACGGTCCTGCTCACAGGGCTTTCATCATCGTGCCGCTGGTCTGCGGCTTTTTCATCGATATCGCCAACGCGCTGATTATCTCAATGTTCGTTGCGTGA
- a CDS encoding IS5 family transposase, with amino-acid sequence MPFKHNSSRRHHIRKMKFKVTNWSEYEAGLCQRGSLTLWMTPEALSSWQAPKRTTRGGQPRYSDLAIETALMLGLVFGLRLRQTEGLLTSVLKLMGLGLAVPDHTTLSRRAVKPRTPNKLPGDRIPENGPIHVLIDSTGLQIHGAGQWLEEKHGAKFRKGWRKLHLALDADSGDIVAHVMTDQDAGDASQVAPLLDQIDTPIGQFTADGAYDGEPTYSAVTDHSPEAAVIIPPRANAVDRNDTDPSSQRARHIAAISADGRMKWQVATGYGKRSLVETAIGRYKSIIGRRLRARSFAAQKTEVALGCDALNRMLACARPKSVRRKTATE; translated from the coding sequence ATGCCGTTTAAGCACAATTCCTCCCGCCGCCATCATATCAGGAAGATGAAGTTCAAAGTCACGAACTGGTCTGAATACGAGGCGGGCCTTTGTCAGCGTGGGAGCCTCACGCTCTGGATGACGCCAGAGGCATTGTCGTCCTGGCAGGCGCCGAAGCGGACAACACGCGGTGGCCAGCCGCGCTATTCCGATCTTGCGATCGAGACGGCCCTGATGCTGGGCCTGGTATTCGGCCTGCGGCTGCGTCAGACGGAGGGTTTGCTAACGTCGGTGCTGAAGCTGATGGGGCTGGGCCTTGCCGTTCCCGATCATACGACCCTGAGCCGTCGGGCAGTCAAGCCGAGAACGCCGAACAAGCTCCCAGGTGATCGCATCCCGGAGAACGGACCCATCCACGTCCTCATCGACAGCACCGGTTTGCAGATCCACGGCGCGGGGCAGTGGCTTGAGGAAAAGCATGGTGCCAAATTCCGCAAGGGTTGGCGCAAACTGCACCTGGCGCTGGATGCTGATAGCGGCGACATCGTCGCACATGTCATGACCGATCAGGATGCCGGCGACGCTTCGCAGGTGGCGCCGCTACTCGATCAGATCGACACGCCGATTGGCCAGTTCACGGCCGATGGTGCCTATGACGGTGAGCCGACCTATAGCGCCGTTACCGATCACAGTCCTGAGGCGGCGGTGATCATTCCGCCACGCGCCAATGCGGTGGATCGCAACGACACCGACCCCTCCAGTCAACGAGCCCGTCACATAGCCGCGATCAGCGCCGATGGCCGGATGAAGTGGCAGGTGGCGACCGGCTACGGGAAAAGATCTCTGGTCGAGACCGCGATCGGTCGTTACAAATCGATCATTGGACGGCGGCTGCGAGCGCGCTCATTCGCGGCACAGAAGACGGAAGTCGCCCTCGGCTGCGACGCCCTCAATCGAATGCTGGCCTGCGCGCGCCCGAAATCCGTCCGGCGCAAAACGGCTACCGAATAG
- a CDS encoding methyl-accepting chemotaxis protein, whose translation MPFKSFIGGESAAILQAFNRSQAIISFKPDGTILDANENFCGAVGYKANEIIGKHHRVFVDAKEAASAHYKAFWQRLGSGEFNQGQYKRISKSGDEIWIEASYNPIIRGGKVVKIVKIATDITATKRDSIESHGKLTALSRAQAVIEFTPEGEILSANENFLDSLGYVRDEIIGKHHRMFCEPAYVASPDYAEFWPRLAKGEFFSDEFKRLAKDGSSVFIQATYNPIIDDDGKVIKVVKFATDVTGRVRALQEVGAGLERLAECNIRITIDEPFVPEFDHLRHDFNQSLAKFQETLEEVLAKTTMLSAKSGEMSESAGGIAHRSEQQAAALEQTSAALEQITVTVRESTSRTTDARNLVREARAAAAKSVDVVNSTVNAMGRISAASQEISKIIGVIDEIAFQTNLLALNAGVEAARAGEAGKGFAVVAQEVRELAQRSARAAKEISSLIANSTSEVKDGVRLVGETGASLKSIEGFVLKIDTNVEAIATAATEQSVSLAEINSAVSALDQMTQQNAGMVSGMSAVAEALSNGAGELEQLVKRFKLNRRKWTREPGSEAENRGPEHRGYGKNSIYLPIVGGSTSHVTAGLSAAA comes from the coding sequence ATGCCGTTTAAATCATTCATCGGTGGAGAATCTGCTGCTATTTTGCAGGCATTTAACCGTTCTCAAGCTATCATCTCTTTCAAACCGGATGGCACTATTCTTGACGCCAACGAAAACTTCTGTGGTGCCGTCGGGTACAAAGCCAACGAGATTATTGGCAAGCATCACCGTGTATTCGTCGATGCTAAGGAGGCAGCCTCTGCTCATTATAAAGCGTTTTGGCAGCGTCTCGGCTCCGGCGAATTCAACCAAGGTCAATACAAACGTATCAGTAAATCTGGTGACGAGATCTGGATTGAGGCCTCTTACAATCCAATCATTCGCGGTGGAAAAGTTGTAAAAATCGTCAAGATCGCGACCGACATCACTGCGACCAAACGCGACAGCATTGAAAGCCACGGTAAACTGACCGCCCTATCCAGGGCACAGGCGGTGATTGAATTTACTCCGGAAGGAGAAATTCTCTCTGCCAATGAAAACTTCCTCGACAGCTTGGGTTATGTTCGAGATGAAATCATCGGAAAGCACCACAGAATGTTCTGTGAGCCGGCTTATGTTGCTTCGCCCGACTATGCTGAATTTTGGCCACGCCTGGCAAAAGGCGAATTCTTCAGTGATGAATTCAAGCGCTTGGCTAAAGATGGTAGCTCGGTTTTTATCCAGGCAACCTACAATCCCATTATCGATGACGATGGGAAAGTTATCAAGGTCGTGAAGTTCGCGACCGATGTGACTGGACGTGTTCGTGCATTGCAAGAAGTGGGGGCAGGTCTAGAACGGCTGGCAGAATGCAATATCCGCATTACGATCGATGAGCCTTTCGTCCCGGAGTTTGACCATCTTAGGCACGATTTCAACCAATCTCTCGCCAAGTTTCAGGAAACGCTGGAAGAAGTTCTTGCAAAAACGACAATGCTGTCTGCCAAGAGCGGCGAGATGAGCGAGAGCGCCGGTGGCATTGCCCATCGCTCAGAACAGCAGGCAGCGGCGCTTGAGCAGACATCTGCGGCACTGGAACAGATCACCGTGACCGTTCGGGAATCGACAAGTCGCACCACGGATGCCCGTAACCTCGTTCGCGAGGCGCGTGCTGCTGCCGCCAAATCCGTTGATGTGGTCAATTCCACGGTCAATGCTATGGGCCGCATCAGCGCGGCCTCTCAGGAAATATCCAAAATCATTGGTGTAATCGACGAGATCGCATTTCAAACCAACCTTTTGGCGTTGAATGCCGGTGTGGAGGCTGCCCGAGCAGGCGAGGCAGGCAAAGGTTTTGCGGTCGTCGCACAGGAAGTCCGTGAACTCGCCCAGCGCTCAGCCAGAGCCGCAAAGGAGATTTCCAGCTTGATCGCGAATTCCACAAGTGAGGTTAAAGATGGTGTCCGTCTGGTTGGCGAAACAGGAGCGTCCTTGAAGAGCATCGAAGGGTTCGTCTTAAAGATCGACACGAATGTCGAAGCAATTGCGACTGCGGCGACAGAACAATCCGTCAGTCTCGCCGAAATCAATTCGGCAGTCAGCGCTCTTGACCAGATGACGCAGCAAAATGCCGGAATGGTCAGCGGTATGAGCGCTGTTGCCGAGGCTTTATCAAATGGCGCAGGCGAACTTGAGCAACTGGTCAAGCGTTTCAAACTCAATCGACGTAAATGGACCAGAGAGCCAGGTTCGGAAGCGGAGAATCGTGGTCCAGAACATCGCGGCTATGGCAAGAACAGTATCTACCTCCCAATCGTTGGCGGTAGCACTTCACATGTAACCGCAGGCTTAAGCGCGGCGGCCTGA
- a CDS encoding bifunctional diguanylate cyclase/phosphodiesterase, with amino-acid sequence MYQVLNCIAFEHDPRLVILAAALCSLSSYVALSMLHRSRIVTGSAKVIWLVTGGAAGGFGIWATHFVAMLAYDPGVVVGYQTGLTLASLLVAIVSTSSACAIASYRSDKSGVAIAGILFGLGVSSMHFMGMNAIEFPGEIVWDQLLVGLAVIFAVLLGIPAFHLVLSGESRSKATLLASVVMTLAIVLMHFTAMGAITVVPDPSAADMEHTISPVVMIVTIATVAFSMLFAGLTAAIFAVRAEAAAAAGEEKFRILVQGVSDYALYMLDPDGRVSNWNTGAERAKGYKEHEIVGQHYSCFYTQEEKEAGLPDINLRTAAQTGKFEGEGWRVRKDGTHLWAHVVIDAIRSDDGRLIGYAKITRDRTEQRESDAKLRKATNDLQLALTHMANAICLFDENGRLAMYNRRLGDLIGVAASIDLTGMTLEELCLINPEGSEQRFKSYQSLLNKDGGETITELPNGKIIRATYMPTDTKAWVFTVEDITARVKSEERIAHLARHDVLTGLPNRRQFIEALDKAIREAETLTTSVAVINIDLDRFKDINDTYGHATGDEVLCILSNRMRHIQQAGELIGRFGGDEFVALKSFRDTSEVHDFISRLNSALSETISLEMTDVTPGASLGVAIYPLDAPDREKLLGNADMAMYRAKENFDETVCFYEAAMDEAERARRLLAMDIWSGMKEGQFFLNYQVQRAAGANHITGYEVLLRWNHPTRGLVPPSEFIPIAEECGAISALGEWVLEQACEDAAKWPIKEKIAVNLSPLQLTNIQLVDKVRDVLFSTGLSPDLLELEVTESAIIGDKQRALHILRQIRSMGVTIAIDDFGTGYSSLETLRSFPFDKIKLDRSFVMDLETNKQSKAFIRAILALGKSLEIPVLAEGVETEIQMATLTEEGCDQFQGYFFGRPATLHDAMAKEREEARINRSSAA; translated from the coding sequence ATGTACCAAGTATTAAATTGCATTGCGTTTGAGCACGATCCTCGCCTGGTGATTTTAGCAGCAGCGCTTTGCTCTCTCTCATCGTACGTCGCTTTGAGCATGTTGCACCGATCCCGCATAGTAACCGGATCCGCAAAAGTCATATGGCTCGTCACCGGAGGAGCTGCGGGTGGTTTCGGCATTTGGGCAACTCATTTTGTTGCAATGTTAGCTTATGATCCCGGTGTAGTTGTTGGTTATCAAACTGGCTTGACCCTGGCATCGCTTCTCGTCGCTATCGTTTCCACCAGTTCAGCATGCGCTATCGCCAGTTACCGAAGCGACAAATCCGGGGTGGCTATAGCCGGAATACTTTTCGGTCTCGGTGTTTCCTCGATGCATTTCATGGGCATGAACGCGATTGAGTTTCCAGGCGAGATAGTTTGGGATCAGTTGTTGGTCGGGCTGGCAGTTATCTTTGCTGTGCTTCTCGGAATTCCTGCATTTCATCTGGTTCTGTCGGGTGAGAGCCGGAGCAAGGCAACCCTTCTTGCGAGCGTTGTAATGACGCTGGCTATTGTTCTGATGCACTTCACCGCGATGGGTGCAATAACAGTCGTACCTGATCCCTCTGCCGCCGACATGGAGCATACGATTTCCCCTGTCGTCATGATCGTTACCATCGCCACGGTCGCATTTTCGATGTTGTTTGCGGGCTTGACGGCTGCGATCTTCGCAGTCCGCGCAGAGGCGGCCGCCGCTGCAGGCGAGGAGAAGTTCCGTATCCTAGTACAGGGCGTGTCAGATTACGCGCTCTACATGCTCGATCCGGATGGTCGCGTGAGCAACTGGAACACGGGCGCGGAACGAGCGAAGGGATACAAGGAGCATGAAATCGTCGGACAGCATTATTCCTGCTTCTACACTCAAGAAGAGAAGGAGGCAGGTCTGCCGGATATCAACCTGCGCACTGCTGCCCAGACTGGAAAATTCGAAGGAGAGGGGTGGCGCGTCCGCAAGGACGGAACACATTTGTGGGCCCACGTTGTCATCGATGCTATCCGCTCGGACGATGGTCGCCTGATCGGCTATGCCAAGATTACCCGTGATCGCACAGAGCAGAGAGAGTCCGACGCGAAACTGCGCAAGGCGACGAACGACCTTCAGCTGGCACTGACGCATATGGCCAACGCCATTTGCCTCTTTGATGAAAACGGTCGATTGGCAATGTACAATCGCCGCCTCGGGGACCTTATCGGCGTTGCTGCGTCGATTGATCTGACCGGCATGACGCTCGAGGAGCTTTGTCTGATCAATCCAGAAGGATCAGAGCAGCGCTTTAAATCCTACCAATCTCTGCTCAACAAAGACGGCGGCGAGACTATTACCGAGTTGCCGAACGGAAAGATTATACGTGCGACCTACATGCCGACCGACACGAAGGCTTGGGTATTCACGGTTGAGGACATCACTGCCCGGGTAAAATCGGAGGAGCGGATCGCCCATCTGGCACGGCATGACGTCCTGACCGGCCTACCGAACCGCCGGCAGTTCATCGAGGCGCTAGATAAAGCGATTCGGGAAGCCGAGACGCTTACGACGAGCGTGGCAGTGATCAATATCGACCTGGATCGCTTCAAGGACATCAATGACACTTACGGCCATGCCACCGGTGACGAAGTACTGTGCATTCTTTCGAACAGAATGCGGCATATTCAGCAGGCCGGTGAACTTATTGGACGGTTTGGAGGTGACGAGTTTGTTGCGCTCAAATCGTTTCGGGATACCAGCGAGGTCCATGACTTCATCAGCCGTTTAAATAGCGCGCTCTCGGAAACCATCAGCCTCGAAATGACCGATGTTACGCCTGGCGCGAGCCTGGGTGTGGCCATCTATCCCCTCGATGCCCCGGACCGCGAAAAACTTCTCGGCAATGCCGACATGGCGATGTATCGCGCCAAGGAAAACTTCGATGAGACAGTTTGCTTCTACGAAGCCGCGATGGACGAAGCGGAAAGAGCTCGACGGCTCCTAGCGATGGACATCTGGAGTGGGATGAAAGAAGGGCAATTCTTCCTGAACTATCAGGTTCAGCGCGCAGCGGGCGCAAACCATATAACCGGCTACGAGGTCCTTCTTCGCTGGAATCATCCTACACGTGGCCTAGTTCCTCCAAGCGAATTCATTCCGATCGCGGAAGAATGCGGCGCTATCTCAGCCCTTGGTGAATGGGTCCTTGAACAAGCGTGCGAGGACGCCGCAAAGTGGCCGATTAAAGAGAAAATTGCAGTCAATCTCTCGCCACTACAACTCACCAACATTCAGCTGGTAGATAAGGTCCGGGATGTTCTGTTCTCCACAGGACTCTCGCCGGACCTTTTGGAGCTGGAGGTTACGGAGTCCGCGATCATCGGGGACAAACAACGTGCACTGCATATTTTGCGCCAGATCCGCTCAATGGGCGTCACGATTGCGATCGACGACTTTGGCACCGGTTATTCGTCGCTGGAAACGCTGCGATCGTTCCCCTTCGACAAGATCAAGCTCGACCGGAGCTTCGTGATGGATCTTGAAACGAATAAGCAATCGAAAGCGTTCATCCGGGCAATTCTGGCTCTCGGCAAGAGCCTCGAAATACCGGTCCTTGCCGAAGGTGTTGAAACCGAGATCCAAATGGCGACCTTGACGGAAGAGGGATGCGACCAATTCCAAGGATATTTCTTTGGACGGCCTGCCACGTTGCACGATGCTATGGCGAAAGAACGCGAAGAGGCCCGCATCAACCGGTCATCGGCAGCATGA